In Calothrix sp. PCC 7507, one DNA window encodes the following:
- a CDS encoding ABC transporter ATP-binding protein, which produces MTYLRLENITKCFGSFIANDNISLNIEPGKIHAILGENGAGKTTLMNIISGLEQPDNGKIYLLEKPIKITSPHEAIKLGIGMIHQHFMLIPQLTVTENIILGTENCWYLNLHQKHQEIAALSQIYGLEVNPTAKVENLPVGIQQRVEILKVLYRQAKLLILDEPTAVLTLTEIESLIAILRQLAAAGNTIIFISHKLEEVMQLCDTVTVLRRGKVVATTTTQAATPQQLAALMVGREVDLNLHKSPLLQGKTVLSVQGLQVADDRGINVVRDVSFQLQSGEILGIAGVDGNGQRELADAIALLRTIQQGTIEFPNQQTEIIGYIPEDRQTMGLVLQFNIAQNLILKAFKNLPFCRQFLLQKAAITQHAQAAIQVFDIRTTSENIQVSQLSGGNQQKVVLARELAREPALIIAMQPTRGLDVGATEAVHLRLLAERDRGAAILYISTELEEVMKMSDRIAVIYRGEFVAILDAQTATIEEIGFLMAGGVK; this is translated from the coding sequence ATGACATATTTACGCTTAGAAAACATTACCAAATGCTTTGGTTCATTTATCGCCAACGATAACATTAGCCTGAATATTGAACCTGGAAAAATTCATGCAATTTTAGGTGAGAATGGGGCAGGAAAAACCACTTTAATGAATATTATTAGTGGACTTGAACAGCCTGATAATGGTAAAATTTACTTATTAGAAAAACCAATAAAAATCACCTCGCCTCATGAGGCAATTAAACTAGGTATTGGTATGATTCATCAACACTTCATGCTGATTCCTCAATTGACTGTCACAGAAAATATTATTCTCGGAACAGAGAACTGCTGGTATTTAAATCTGCATCAAAAGCATCAGGAAATTGCTGCATTATCTCAAATTTATGGATTAGAAGTTAACCCCACTGCCAAAGTAGAAAATTTACCTGTTGGGATACAACAGCGAGTAGAAATTCTTAAAGTTCTTTACCGTCAAGCAAAATTGTTGATTCTCGATGAACCAACAGCAGTGCTGACGCTAACAGAAATAGAATCATTAATTGCTATCTTGCGTCAACTTGCTGCTGCTGGCAACACAATTATTTTTATTAGTCATAAGTTAGAAGAAGTGATGCAACTCTGTGATACAGTCACAGTTTTGCGGCGAGGAAAGGTAGTAGCAACGACAACAACTCAAGCCGCAACGCCTCAGCAATTAGCAGCATTGATGGTGGGGCGTGAAGTTGATTTAAATTTGCATAAATCCCCATTATTACAAGGAAAGACTGTGTTATCAGTGCAGGGTTTACAAGTTGCTGATGACCGGGGTATTAATGTTGTACGTGATGTCTCTTTTCAATTACAGTCAGGGGAAATTTTAGGAATTGCCGGTGTTGATGGCAATGGACAGCGAGAATTAGCCGATGCGATCGCTCTTTTGCGAACTATTCAGCAAGGAACAATTGAATTCCCTAATCAACAAACAGAAATTATTGGTTATATCCCAGAAGATAGGCAGACAATGGGATTAGTATTGCAATTTAATATTGCTCAAAATTTAATTTTGAAAGCTTTTAAAAACTTGCCATTTTGTCGCCAGTTTTTGTTACAAAAAGCAGCGATAACTCAACATGCTCAAGCTGCGATTCAAGTGTTTGATATCCGCACGACAAGTGAAAATATTCAGGTAAGCCAACTTTCAGGGGGAAATCAACAAAAGGTGGTATTAGCAAGGGAATTGGCGCGAGAACCAGCGTTAATTATCGCCATGCAACCAACACGGGGATTAGATGTCGGGGCGACGGAAGCAGTACATCTGCGGTTGTTAGCAGAACGCGATCGCGGTGCCGCAATTTTGTATATTTCTACCGAGTTAGAAGAGGTGATGAAAATGAGCGATCGCATTGCTGTCATCTACAGAGGTGAGTTTGTGGCTATCTTAGATGCACAAACAGCGACAATAGAGGAGATTGGTTTCTTAATGGCTGGGGGTGTAAAATGA
- a CDS encoding hybrid sensor histidine kinase/response regulator: MENNLIKVLLIDDDEDDYILTSYWVSEFQVAGCELKWVDNYAAAWDAIAHNQYDIYLVDYRLGTHNGLELLRAAIAHGCASPIILLTGQGEREIDLDAMRAGAADYLEKSQLTAPLLERSIRYAIERKQTEQKIREQAALLDVATDAIFVHSLDNQILFWNKAAESLYGWKKEEVIGKKTQKLWQEKNLHLLQEALNNIMKNGSWEGELYQRTKSNQEIIVESRWTLVKEFDKTAQSILVVNTDITQKKQLEAQFLRAQRLESIGTLASGIAHDLNNVLAPILMTAQLLESQVHDERSRRLLPILISNAKRGANLVKQVLSFTRGLEGERTLLQLKHLIIEIQQIIRETFPKSIEVQTQMPQNLWTVSGDPTQLHQVLMNLCVNARDAMPNGGVLKIHAENFLIDENYARMNIDAKVGCYILVNVTDTGIGIRPEILDRIFEPFFTTKELGKGTGLGLSTVLGIIKSHGGFISVLSENGRGSQFKVFLPAKGAKEILEEPDRELPAGNGELILVVDDEAAIRDVTKASLENHNYQVITACDGIEAIALYAEHREQISLVLTDMVMPSMDGITTIRTLKKINPQIKIIAVSGLASSNKVNAAYELGIKAFLSKPYTANQLLEAISEVKNNN, encoded by the coding sequence ATGGAAAATAACTTAATCAAAGTTCTTTTAATTGATGATGATGAAGATGATTACATTTTAACTAGTTATTGGGTGAGTGAATTTCAGGTAGCTGGTTGTGAGTTGAAATGGGTAGACAATTATGCGGCAGCATGGGATGCGATCGCACATAACCAATATGATATTTATCTTGTAGACTACCGCCTAGGCACACACAACGGACTAGAACTATTGCGCGCAGCGATCGCTCATGGTTGCGCCTCACCAATTATTTTATTAACTGGCCAGGGAGAGCGGGAAATAGATTTAGATGCAATGAGAGCGGGAGCGGCAGATTATTTAGAAAAAAGCCAGTTGACAGCACCATTACTAGAGCGTTCTATTCGCTACGCCATTGAACGCAAACAAACAGAACAAAAAATCCGCGAACAAGCTGCTTTGCTCGATGTCGCCACCGATGCAATTTTTGTGCATAGTTTAGATAATCAAATTTTATTTTGGAATAAAGCTGCTGAAAGTCTTTATGGTTGGAAAAAAGAAGAAGTAATTGGTAAAAAAACACAAAAACTTTGGCAGGAAAAAAATTTACATTTATTACAAGAAGCCCTCAATAATATCATGAAAAATGGCTCATGGGAAGGAGAGTTATATCAAAGAACGAAATCTAACCAAGAAATTATTGTCGAGAGCCGTTGGACACTAGTCAAGGAGTTTGATAAAACAGCGCAATCAATTCTTGTAGTTAACACTGATATTACCCAAAAAAAGCAGCTAGAAGCCCAATTTCTGCGCGCCCAGCGATTAGAAAGCATTGGCACTCTAGCCAGCGGGATCGCCCACGATTTAAACAATGTTCTTGCGCCAATTCTCATGACAGCACAGCTTTTAGAATCACAAGTTCATGATGAGCGATCGCGTCGTCTACTACCAATATTAATTTCTAATGCTAAACGTGGAGCAAATCTAGTTAAGCAAGTACTATCTTTTACTCGTGGACTTGAGGGAGAGCGGACACTTTTACAATTAAAGCATTTAATTATAGAAATTCAGCAAATTATTAGAGAAACATTTCCCAAATCAATTGAAGTCCAAACCCAAATGCCGCAAAATCTTTGGACTGTATCTGGTGATCCTACCCAACTGCATCAAGTACTCATGAATTTGTGTGTTAATGCTCGTGATGCTATGCCCAATGGCGGAGTTTTAAAAATCCATGCAGAAAACTTCTTGATTGATGAAAATTATGCCAGAATGAATATTGATGCCAAAGTTGGCTGTTATATTTTAGTTAATGTTACTGATACCGGAATCGGTATTCGTCCGGAAATATTAGACCGCATATTTGAGCCATTTTTTACTACTAAAGAACTTGGAAAAGGTACTGGTTTAGGTCTTTCCACAGTACTGGGAATTATTAAAAGCCACGGAGGTTTTATTAGCGTCTTGAGTGAAAACGGAAGAGGCAGCCAATTTAAAGTATTTTTGCCAGCAAAAGGAGCAAAAGAAATATTAGAAGAACCAGACAGAGAATTGCCTGCTGGTAATGGAGAATTGATTTTAGTTGTAGATGATGAAGCTGCTATTCGAGACGTTACCAAAGCATCTCTAGAAAATCATAATTATCAAGTTATTACAGCTTGTGATGGCATTGAAGCCATAGCCTTATATGCAGAACATCGTGAGCAAATATCCCTGGTTTTGACTGATATGGTGATGCCGTCTATGGATGGGATCACTACCATCAGAACATTGAAAAAAATTAATCCTCAAATCAAAATTATTGCAGTTAGTGGACTTGCTTCTAGCAATAAGGTTAATGCAGCTTATGAGTTAGGTATCAAAGCATTTTTATCTAAACCTTACACAGCTAACCAATTATTAGAAGCTATTAGTGAAGTGAAGAATAATAATTAA